Proteins encoded within one genomic window of Gallus gallus isolate bGalGal1 chromosome 1, bGalGal1.mat.broiler.GRCg7b, whole genome shotgun sequence:
- the LOC107054205 gene encoding PHD finger protein 7-like: MSDRKRKASSSEEPVCALCGQADVDPDICGHTLFETGIRVHEFCLTSANITAKARPGIEVLPLAAIARKVRQANKKQCCVCGERGAAVTCAERGCARSFHLPCAKDGECITQYFGDYRSFCWEHRPQQATQEAPAQGTICLVCLEPVGDSLSYHTMVCPACKHVWFHRDCIQQQALSAGTAYFECPGCRDYILFCEEMSNMGIHIPLRDASWEDEESYEPLLEMHSRCDASQCLYHGGREQAQSRGPWELILCSSCAAEGTHRQCSHLSNTTDMWECNSCAGLATASSANAEFAAPSTASQTAPAPGPSSSSMEPETFGSMPDSQAALGTSQSSQLPEHSDLPSVPETEQGTNGTRSSEDRATPEQLRGRRGSRRTAAPRAESDSHAATRRRASGSSRASPAAARRRRRRQRSGRSRTRSRSPLQRRDPSSQSRPRRRHGSRRRPASREQSATRRSTRSATSRSPRASRVPRRRGQARR, translated from the exons ATGTCCGATAGGAAGCGGAAGGCCTCCAGCTCGGAGGAGCCAG tgtgtgcgCTGTGTGGCCAGGCAGATGTCGACCCGGACATCTGCGGGCACACACTTTTCGAGACTGGGATTCGTGTCCATGAgttctgcttg ACGTCTGCCAACATCACGGCTAAAGCAAGACCAGGAATTGAGGTCCTCCCGCTTGCTGCCATCGCACGCAAGGTCAGGCAGGCAAACAAGAAG caatGCTGTGTTTGCGGCGAGAGGGGGGCTGCCGTCACATGCGCAGAGAGAGGCTGTGCACGCAGCTTCCATCTGCCCTGTGCCAAGGACGGCGAATGCATCACCCAGTACTTTGGAGACTACAG gtccttctgctgggagcaccgccCTCAACAGGCCACTCAGGAAGCTCCAGCACAAGGCACCATCTGCCTCGTCTGCTTGGAGCCTGTGGGGGACAGCTTGTCCTACcacaccatggtgtgcccaGCCTGCAAACACGTCTGGTTCCACCGGGActgcatccag caacagGCCTTGAGTGCTGGCACTGCGTACTTCGAGTGCCCCGGCTGCCGAGACTACattctcttctgtgaagagaTGTCCAACATGGGGATCCACATCCCATTAAG AGATGCATCGTGGGAGGACGAGGAGTCCTACGAACCCCTTCTAGAGATGCACAGCCGCTGCGATGCCAGCCAGTGCCTTTACCACggaggcagagagcaggcaCAGAGTAGGGG gccctgggagctcatcctgtgcagctcctgtgctgctgagggcacCCATCGACAGTGCTCCCACTTGAGCAACACCACAGACATGTGGGAGTGCAACAGCTGTGCTGGCCTGGCTACCG CCTCCAGCGCCAACGCTGAGTTCGccgctcccagcactgccagccagacGGCTCCGGCTCCGGGTccatccagcagctccatggagcCTGAGACCTTCGGCTCCATGCCCGACAGCCAGGCAGCGTTGGGGACAtcacagagctcccagctgcctgaGCACAGCGACCTGCCCAGTGTGCCTGAGACGGAGCAGGGGACAAACGGCACACGTTCATCGGAGGACCGGGCTACCCCTGAGCAGCTGCGAGGACGCCGTGGGAGCAGGCGAACAGCAGCCCCACGTGCTGAGAGCGACTCCCACGCAGCCACCAGGCGGAGGGCATCAGGCTCCTCCAGGGCGTCTCCGGCAGCTGCACGCAGAAGACGTCGCAGGCAGCGTTCAGGAAGAAGCCGCACACGGAGCCGCTCCCCGCTGCAACGTCGGGACCCGAGCTCCCAGAGCCGGCCAAGAAGACGCCATGGCAGCAGGCGAAGGCCAGCCTCAAGGGAGCAGAGCGCCACCCGCAGATCAACAAGATCTGCCACTTCGAGGTCCCCAAGGGCTTCCAGAGTGCCGCGACGCAGGGGACAGGCCAGGCGCTGA
- the LOC121109274 gene encoding PHD finger protein 7-like isoform X1, with protein sequence MSDRKRKASSSEEPVCALCGQADVDPDICGHTLFETGIRVHEFCLTSANITAKARPGIEVLPLAAIARKVRQANKKQCCVCGERGAAITCAERGCARSFHLPCAKDGECITQYFGDYRSFCWEHRPQQATQEAPAQGTICLVCLEPVGDSLSYHTMVCPACKHVWFHRDCIQVGAHPAPCRHARCSAAPGAAHAHPACASPAATGLECWHCVLRVPRLPRLHSLL encoded by the exons ATGTCCGATAGGAAGCGGAAGGCCTCCAGCTCGGAGGAGCCAG tgtgtgcgCTGTGTGGCCAGGCAGATGTCGACCCGGACATCTGCGGGCACACACTTTTCGAGACTGGGATTCGTGTCCATGAgttctgcttg ACGTCTGCCAACATCACGGCTAAAGCAAGACCAGGAATTGAGGTCCTCCCGCTTGCTGCCATCGCACGCAAGGTCAGGCAGGCAAACAAGAAG caatGCTGTGTTTGCGGCGAGAGGGGGGCTGCCATCACATGCGCAGAGAGAGGCTGTGCACGCAGCTTCCATCTGCCCTGTGCCAAGGACGGCGAATGCATCACCCAGTACTTTGGAGACTACAG gtccttctgctgggagcaccgccCTCAACAGGCCACTCAGGAAGCTCCAGCACAAGGCACCATCTGCCTCGTCTGCTTGGAGCCTGTGGGGGACAGCTTGTCCTACcacaccatggtgtgcccaGCCTGCAAACACGTCTGGTTCCACCGGGActgcatccaggtaggagcccaCCCCGCACCCTGCAGGCACGCtcggtgctcagcagcaccaggcgCTGCTCACGCTCACCctgcttgtgcttctcctgcagcaacagGCCTTGAGTGCTGGCACTGCGTACTTCGAGTGCCCCGGCTGCCGAGACTACattctcttctgtga
- the LOC121109714 gene encoding serine/arginine-rich splicing factor 6-like produces the protein MWECNSCAGLATASSANAEFAAPSTASQTAPAPGPSSSSMEPETFGSMPDSQAALGTSQSSQLPEHSDLPSVPETEQGTNGTRSSEDRATPEQLRGRRGSRRTAAPRAESDSHAATRRRASGSSRASPAAARRRRRRQRSGRSRTRSRSPLQRRDPSSQSRPRRRHGSRRRPASREQSATRRSTRSATSRSPRASRVPRRRGQARR, from the exons ATGTGGGAGTGCAACAGCTGTGCTGGCCTGGCTACCG CCTCCAGCGCCAACGCTGAGTTCGccgctcccagcactgccagccagacGGCTCCGGCTCCGGGTccatccagcagctccatggagcCTGAGACCTTCGGCTCCATGCCCGACAGCCAGGCAGCGTTGGGGACAtcacagagctcccagctgcctgaGCACAGCGACCTGCCCAGTGTGCCTGAGACGGAGCAGGGGACAAACGGCACACGTTCATCGGAGGACCGGGCTACCCCTGAGCAGCTGCGAGGACGCCGTGGGAGCAGGCGAACAGCAGCCCCACGTGCTGAGAGCGACTCCCACGCAGCCACCAGGCGGAGGGCATCAGGCTCCTCCAGGGCGTCTCCGGCAGCTGCACGCAGAAGACGTCGCAGGCAGCGTTCAGGAAGAAGCCGCACACGGAGCCGCTCCCCGCTGCAACGTCGGGACCCGAGCTCCCAGAGCCGGCCAAGAAGACGCCATGGCAGCAGGCGAAGGCCAGCCTCAAGGGAGCAGAGCGCCACCCGCAGATCAACAAGATCTGCCACTTCGAGGTCCCCAAGGGCTTCCAGAGTGCCGCGACGCAGGGGACAGGCCAGGCGCTGA